The following nucleotide sequence is from Aedes aegypti strain LVP_AGWG chromosome 3, AaegL5.0 Primary Assembly, whole genome shotgun sequence.
CCCTGCGTGAGCTGTTCCTGAAGAGAGAGGAGGGTAAACTGTTCATCCAGTTCCTGCCCCATTTTCTACTATCTACTGCTTGACAGTAGAAGAGTTGATGAAGCAGGTAGTATTTAAAAACTTATATTATTTATTCGAGGAAAGGCTATATCAGGAGCTCCTAATATTGAGGGAATCAATCAATTTCCAAACCCCACAATTATAACTATCATAGGGGTGTGATTCAAAGTAAACAAGCCAAAGATTACGTTTCAATCATACGGTCAAACTTTCAATGTTGGATGTTCGAGTTGTCTAGTTTGTAGCAACAAGGGGAGgcgagctgggaaagcttctgaaTCCGGAAAAGAGCATAAGAAGAAGGGGAAACATACGGCCGGTACCAGAGAATGAAGTCCGCGCTGgagatgcacattcaaaagtgtgTGCAAAGCGAAGCATGAAGGGACAACTCGAGTTGTCGGTTGGTTGACGTACCTCCCCTCATCAGTGTTGAGAGTATGATCGTTCGGTGGTCAAGGGGCTTTAGGAAGTAGTTCCCCCAGGGGAACAAACAGTTTTAGGTACACTGAAGGGAAAATTGCTCACACAACTCTTTTAGGGAATGCTctagtggccctgaaaagggccgttttgttgAGAATGGCAACTATAATGCAGAccgaatttaagcgcgttctccacggatacggcgagccagctggatgtccttgggcataatggtgacacgcttggcgtggatggcgcaaaggttggtatcttcgaaaagaccgaccagataggcctcgctcgcttcctgcagggccatgacagccgagctctggaagcgcagatcggtcttgaagtcctgggCGATCTCACGAACCAGACGCTGGAATGGCAGCTTGCGGATCAGCAGCTCAGTCGACTTTTGGTAGCGACGGATTTCACGCAGAGCAACGGTTCCTGGCCGATAACGGTGAGGCTTCTTGACacctccggtggctggggcgctcttgcgagcggCTTTGGTAGCCAGCTGCTTGCGAGGAGCTTTTCCTCCAGTAGACTTACGAGCAGTCTGCTTGGTACGGGCCATTGTGTTAGATGATGATTAATTTGCTTTCAATCCAAACGGATCAGTTGAAACGCAGCGACAGAATGAGGGTCAAAAAACCAGGCAGTCCTCTTTTATATGCTCATATCGATGCAGGCAACCAATCGGAAGCCACGGAAGAATAGAACAAGCAAGAGAGGAAAGAAGAACTCAACCCTCGAGTGGGTATAAAAGTGGCCGCTAGTGTTTGGCGCAGCCATCAGTTCCAGTACTACCGTCGTCGAACACAGAACCAAATTCATCCAAAATGACCGGCCGTGGCAAGGGAGGCAAAGGACTCGGAAAAGGAGGCGCCaagcgtcatcgcaaggttttgcgtgaTAACATCCAGGGTATCACCAAGCCCGCAATCCGTCGTCTGGCTCGTCGTGGAGGAGTCAAGCGTATCTCCGGACTTATCTACGAGGAAACTCGTGGTGTGTTGAAGGTGTTCCTGGAAAACGTCATCCGTGATGCCGTTACCTACACTGAACACGCCAAGCGTAAAACCGTTACCGCTATGGATGTTGTCTACGCTCTGAAGCGTCAGGGACGCACCCTGTACGGTTTCGGAGGTTAAATCGCATTCCAAAGTTTCGCTCttcaaacggcccttttcagggccaccaaacacACTCATCAAAGAGTTGATATGACAAATGTTCACACACACTAAAAGCAAGGGTAATCTAATGGGACAAGCACTACACGCTTTTGCAGTCCGGCGGTGGCGTGGCTTGGGGAGAAAATTCTCGTCTCCGATTGGAAGACACCATAAAATGCCAATAtatatatcgtccccttaatgctacaactagataactcgaaaatcaaaattttgagatgtgcaactttgaaagtatgaccgtttaacaaggtgatggttaatcgcagagattatgattgaaaaataatctttaacttgtgtattttgaatcacacgcttaagacctgtggatattttgcagatctaattaagaaaaatgttttgacatattgaagtcaaaaatttcaaatttcgagttatctagttgtagcatcaaggggacgaactGTTGTTCGATAAACGTTATTATGATAGCCTGAACTGCTGGGATGCTCTTACGAGATCGTTTGTAATGGGACGCTAGAAAACATAATGAGCTTCTTTCCAATACGTTGAGAAGAAACTTGTCATCATGCCTGCCTAGCTAGCTAGTCCTATGATGTCAAAATTGTCTAAACTACTAACATGCAGCACAACCGATAGC
It contains:
- the LOC110678834 gene encoding histone H3, encoding MARTKQTARKSTGGKAPRKQLATKAARKSAPATGGVKKPHRYRPGTVALREIRRYQKSTELLIRKLPFQRLVREIAQDFKTDLRFQSSAVMALQEASEAYLVGLFEDTNLCAIHAKRVTIMPKDIQLARRIRGERA
- the LOC110678837 gene encoding histone H4, coding for MTGRGKGGKGLGKGGAKRHRKVLRDNIQGITKPAIRRLARRGGVKRISGLIYEETRGVLKVFLENVIRDAVTYTEHAKRKTVTAMDVVYALKRQGRTLYGFGG